A genomic region of Lytechinus pictus isolate F3 Inbred chromosome 2, Lp3.0, whole genome shotgun sequence contains the following coding sequences:
- the LOC129282127 gene encoding uncharacterized protein LOC129282127: protein MLDIIAENKGIEEEGEEIGENGHIVDADIFEFNDGQEEEGTRKKRNALRDRESLWPGGAIPYVIDGYYNINHKKQILAGMQRFHEKTCIRFVPRTIERDYIFFTQNLGCWSMVGRTGGRQKISLSGTCRGSRGVIMHELMHAIGFRHEHNRPDRDGYIDVYWQNIKEGFTTNFRKYSNDQVQTLGTGYDFLSLMHYPLTAFSKDGNSVTIGPRYPTYQIGDVGNQNDFSHIDIYRINLLYKCGQCEDSDKYYCPIWAMMGECSANKEWMTKYCPFSCDRCTIALRKGDGLACIDTTSNCKRWSKIGECERNPAYMLQNCRRSCKQCRAVDTETGQEDGLACQDDNTLCYDWATLGECSSNAKFMKKHCRRSCRVCTGGDGRIIIDTDSDECQDTTMDCALWAAQNMCKDRQKWMAERCRRTCLWCSHRIVTIPDQADESRVTAEGGVATNETSRAGDEDNRVGDEIGVLGDETGRVGDETSRVGGEETRGRKDEMGASEGEDFGDRINDERNSDADEGSKVGGNTRIGSQSHAEGELYGGSVNSTGWSKPQGCVDEHDTCSSWASDGDCMTNPEWMAIKCPVSCGLCGDNGIVPACVDRHRNCSYWAMIGECDEYPEWMVAKCPQSCGLCGPQPTAEQIEGCEDNHVFCKHWAKTGNCDSGHVWMRVHCKKSCDFCSLPIIKPSCMDAQQRCRELALKGECRSNRGWMAYQCPLSCGTCKKQDRFEECRDRSRRCQQYAADGQCHSRQRFMNDVCPYSCGFCRVGNTLRSGRYRSFDPALLDAGNSQSEQNGAVTGDELLPASKRRPSQSLRSRLRLSSINVNRKSNVNSNNNSVDNRNFNRKGGRFLTSSGQNQTRECRDRNPQCPTWAKTTRCLVNQGYMQENCQLSCKWCPKEETCVDIDPGCEKWARGGHCLTNEEGLRDKCQKSCGHCGEVEECRDVHRKCREWRKEGWCNRSPLFMRKFCAPSCGLCDDNRPGNHNVTVVQPAATTAPVKAKKTTKQIKQAKLAKQKKLEQQQQEREEQRAEQQLVERQRQEDRYVALGLDEVQRLILNTDGNLTIKEIKSLKRARKTLKQRQQQEKEFRAIQKAAKRNNLNRETEPIMEGLDEAAVRQ from the exons AGGGAGAGGAGATTGGTGAAAATGGACACATTGTCGACGCCGACATCTTTGAATTTAATGACGGGCAAGAGGAAGAGGGAACGAGAAAG AAACGTAATGCTCTCCGCGATCGTGAAAGTCTATGGCCAGGTGGTGCTATTCCTTATGTAATCGACGGGTACTATA ataTTAATCACAAGAAACAGATTCTAGCCGGTATGCAGCGATTTCACGAGAAGACTTGTATACGATTCGTCCCAAGAACCATCGAAAGGGATTATATCTTCTTTACACAAAACTTAGG TTGTTGGTCAATGGTCGGACGGACGGGTGGTCGACAGAAAATCTCGTTGTCGGGTACCTGTAGGGGTAGTCGAGGCGTCATCATGCACGAGCTCATGCACGCCATCGGTTTCAGGCACGAACACAACAGACCGGATAGGGATGGGTACATCGATGTTTACTGGCAGAATATCAAAGAAG GATTCACTACCAACTTCCGTAAGTACAGCAACGACCAGGTGCAGACCCTCGGCACCGGCTACGACTTCTTGTCCCTGATGCATTACCCGTTGACAGCGTTCTCCAAGGACGGTAATTCGGTCACCATCGGGCCAAGGTACCCGACCTACCAGATCGGTGATGTTGGCAACCAGAACGATTTCAGTCACATCGATATATATAGGATCAACTTGCTCTACAAATGCGGCC AATGCGAAGACTCGGATAAGTACTATTGTCCGATCTGGGCGATGATGGGGGAATGTTCTGCTAACAAGGAGTGGATGACAAAATATTGTCCCTTCAGTTGTGATAGATGCACTATAGCTCTCCGAAAGGGTGACGGGCTCG CCTGCATTGACACAACGTCCAACTGTAAACGTTGGTCTAAGATCGGGGAGTGTGAACGCAACCCAGCTTACATGTTGCAAAACTGTCGTCGTAGCTGCAAACAATGCAGGGCCGTTGACACTGAAACGGGACAAGAAGACG GACTCGCGTGCCAAGACGATAACACTCTATGCTACGATTGGGCAACGCTGGGTGAATGCAGCAGCAATGCAAAGTTCATGAAGAAGCATTGCAGACGTAGTTGTCGTGTCTGCACTGGCGGGGACGGCAGAATCATTATCGATACCG ATTCGGACGAATGCCAAGACACGACGATGGACTGCGCTCTCTGGGCAGCGCAAAACATGTGCAAGGATCGGCAAAAATGGATGGCCGAACGTTGCCGGCGAACCTGTCTTTGGTGCAGCCATCGGATTGTAACCATCCCCGACCAGGCCGATGAAAGCCGCGTGACTGCCGAAGGTGGAGTCGCCACCAACGAGACATCACGAGCGGGTGACGAAGACAACCGAGTCGGTGACGAAATCGGCGTCTTGGGCGACGAAACGGGCCGAGTGGGCGACGAAACGAGCCGAGTGGGCGGCGAAGAGACAAGGGGAAGGAAAGATGAAATGGGAGCCAGTGAAGGAGAGGATTTTGGAGACAGGATAAATGATGAAAGGAATTCAGACGCGGATGAAGGGAGTAAAGTTGGAGGAAACACAAGGATTGGAAGTCAAAGTCATGCAGAGGGAGAGCTCTATGGAGGATCCGTAAATTCAACAG GTTGGAGTAAGCCTCAGGGTTGTGTTGATGAAcatgatacatgtagttcatgggCTTCGGACGGTGACTGTATGACCAACCCGGAATGGATGGCGATTAAGTGTCCTGTCAGTTGTGGATTATGCGGCGATAACGGTATCGTGCCAg CATGCGTTGACCGGCATCGGAACTGTTCGTACTGGGCAATGATCGGGGAATGTGACGAATACCCGGAGTGGATGGTGGCCAAATGTCCGCAGAGCTGTGGCCTGTGTGGACCGCAACCAACCGCAGAACAGATTGAGG GTTGCGAAGATAACCATGTGTTTTGCAAACACTGGGCGAAGACCGGGAACTGCGATTCGGGCCATGTCTGGATGCGAGTACACTGCAAAAAGAGTTGTGATTTCTGCTCACTGCCGATAATTAAACCAT CGTGCATGGATGCTCAGCAGAGGTGCCGTGAGCTAGCTCTGAAGGGGGAGTGCCGGTCTAACCGTGGGTGGATGGCCTACCAATGCCCCCTGAGCTGCGGCACATGTAAGAAACAGGATCGATTTGAAG AATGCCGAGACAGAAGCCGACGATGTCAGCAGTATGCTGCCGATGGCCAATGCCACAGCAGACAGAGGTTTATGAATGACGTCTGTCCATACAGCTGCGGTTTCTGCCGCGTTGGGAACACCCTACGAAGCGGTCGCTACCGGTCATTCGATCCCGCCTTACTGGACGCCGGTAACAGTCAAAGCGAACAGAACGGCGCGGTTACGGGAGACGAACTTTTACCGGCATCGAAGCGACGGCCGTCTCAGTCGTTGCGTTCGCGGTTACGGCTCTCCAGTATAAACGTCAACCGCAAAAGTAACGTTAATTCAAACAACAACAGCGTTGATAACCGCAACTTCAACCGCAAAGGAGGGCGATTTCTCACTTCAAGTGGACAAAATCAAACAC GCGAGTGCAGGGACCGGAACCCTCAGTGCCCAACGTGGGCCAAGACCACCCGATGCCTCGTCAACCAGGGCTACATGCAGGAGAACTGCCAACTCAGCTGCAAGTGGTGTCCCAAGGAAGAGA CCTGTGTTGATATAGATCCTGGCTGTGAGAAGTGGGCACGAGGAGGTCATTGCCTTACCAACGAAGAAGGGTTGCGAGATAAATGTCAGAAGAGTTGTGGACACTGCGGAGAGGTAGAAG AATGTCGAGATGTCCACCGGAAGTGCCGTGAGTGGAGGAAGGAAGGCTGGTGCAATCGAAGTCCCTTGTTCATGAGGAAGTTCTGTGCTCCAAGCTGCGGCCTATGCGACGACAACAGACCAGGAAACCACAACGTCACCGTCGTTCAACCAGCCGCAACG ACTGCACCAGTGAAAGCAAAGAAGACGACCAAACAGATAAAGCAAGCAAAACTCGCCAAACAGAAGAAGCTCGAGCAACAACAACAGGAGAGGGAAGAGCAGCGTGCAGAGCAACAGCTGGTGGAACGGCAGCGGCAGGAGGATAGATACGTTGCACTTGGCCTCGATGAAGTCCAGAGACTGATTCTCAACACCGACGGGAACCTGACCATCAAAGAGATCAAATCGCTCAAGAGGGCACGCAAGACATTGAAGCAACGTCAGCAGCAGGAGAAGGAATTCCGGGCCATCCAGAAGGCGGCCAAACGGAACAACCTCAACCGAGAGACAGAACCTATCATGGAAGGGCTCGACGAAGCAGCCGTCCGCCAGTGA